The following proteins come from a genomic window of Eleginops maclovinus isolate JMC-PN-2008 ecotype Puerto Natales chromosome 8, JC_Emac_rtc_rv5, whole genome shotgun sequence:
- the prrc1 gene encoding protein PRRC1 — MMEESGIETTPPASPTPPLIVATTVSGPPMSVGLSSPMSHPGTNTFSPHLPAVPSSIPAFSSPMASHPSLSSPFPPPSRLSSPYTSSSPFPPSAAPSFPPLSSPMAPPPALSAPSMSAPPVGPPVSNYSMSAGYDITRGHAGRTPQTPLMPTFSSPSAMSGVGPNPMVQQPVMMGGVDGSPITFPEEQEDPRQPGQANAGGGIWGFFKGVAGNAVVKTVLDRTKHSVESMITTLDPGMAPYIKSGGDIDIVVTSDKELHVQAVRDAFQEVFGMALVTGEPGQSNIAPQPVGYAAGVKGAQERIDSLRRAGVIHEKQPVVSLENFIAELFPDRWFDIGCLILEDPGHSIRIEVFTQTTPLALDHIQQAQSLTPPDYSLRWSGLIATVGEVLERNLPNINRTDWHQAMTGMTQRQMIHSAAKALAGIYKQQLPPRTL, encoded by the exons GTCTGTCCAGCCCCATGTCCCACCCTGGCACCAACACCTTCTCCCCCCATCTCCCCGCTGTTCCATCCTCCATTCCTGCCTTCAGCAGCCCTATGGCGTCCCACCCCTCCCTGTCCTCCCcgttcccccctccctccaggCTCTCCTCGCCTTATACAAGCAGCTCTCCGTTTCCTCCGTCCGCCGCCCCATCTTTTCCTCCCCTGTCCTCCCCCATGGCACCACCGCCGGCCCTTTCGGCTCCCAGCATGTCGGCTCCCCCTGTGGGCCCGCCGGTCTCCAACTACTCCATGAGTGCGGGGTATGACATCACACGGGGGCACGCCGGGCGGACGCCACAGACGCCGCTGATGCCCACATTCTCCAGTCCCTCGGCCATGTCAG GTGTGGGGCCGAACCCCATGGTCCAGCAGCCAGTGATGATGGGAGGAGTCGATGGATCTCCCATCACCTTCCCCGAGGAGCAGGAGGATCCCCGACAGCCGGGACAGGCTAACGCTGGGGGAGGCATCTGGGGCTTTTTCAAG ggaGTAGCAGGTAACGCGGTAGTAAAGACAGTCCTGGACCGAACCAAGCACTCTGTGGAGTCCATGATCACCACTCTGGACCCGGGCATGGCTCCGTACATCA AGTCCGGCGGGGACATCGACATCGTGGTGACGTCGGATAAGGAGCTGCATGTGCAGGCGGTCAGAGACGCCTTTCAGGAGGTTTTCGGGATGGCCCTGGTCACCGGAGAGCCCGGTCAGTCCAACATCGCCCCGCAGCCTGTGGGATACGCAGCCGGAGTCAAG GGGGCTCAGGAGCGCATCGACAGCCTGCGTCGAGCCGGTGTGATCCACGAGAAGCAGCCCGTCGTCTCTCTGGAAAACTTCATCGCGGAGCTCTTCCCCGACAG GTGGTTTGACATCGGCTGTTTGATCCTGGAGGACCCGGGTCACAGCATCCGCATCGAGGTCTTCACTCAGACCACGCCTCTGGCTCTGGATCACATCCAGCAG GCCCAGTCCCTGACCCCCCCTGACTACAGCCTGCGCTGGTCCGGCCTGATCGCGACGGTGGGCGAGGTCCTGGAGCGCAACCTGCCCAACATCAACCGGACAGACTGGCATCAGGCCATGACGGGCATGACCCAGCGCCAGATGATCCACAGCGCCGCCAAAGCTCTGGCCGGGATCTACAAACAGCAGCTGCCCCCCCGGACTCTGTGA